A genomic segment from Sporichthyaceae bacterium encodes:
- a CDS encoding TSUP family transporter, translating to GPRTFRLLAAAVLLPIGLWLLLRRPALLPRETAMSPRTITGLALVVGLIGGIYGIGGGSILGPVLVGSGMSVAVVAPAALASTFVTSCVGVGTYALLSLGSSDHVAPDWPLGLLCGLGGLIGGNLGARLQPRLPEATLRRLLGTLAVALAVAYLVQAAR from the coding sequence GGACCGCGGACCTTCCGCCTGCTCGCCGCCGCGGTGCTGCTGCCGATCGGGCTATGGCTGCTGCTCCGTCGGCCCGCGCTGCTGCCACGTGAAACGGCGATGTCACCGCGTACCATCACCGGCCTGGCTCTGGTCGTGGGCCTCATCGGCGGCATCTACGGCATCGGTGGCGGTTCCATCCTGGGGCCGGTGCTGGTGGGCAGCGGGATGTCGGTGGCCGTGGTCGCTCCCGCGGCGCTGGCCTCCACCTTCGTCACGTCGTGCGTCGGCGTCGGGACCTACGCGTTGCTGTCCCTCGGCTCGAGCGACCACGTCGCGCCCGACTGGCCGCTCGGATTGCTGTGCGGGCTCGGCGGTTTGATCGGCGGCAACCTCGGTGCACGTCTGCAGCCACGTTTGCCCGAGGCGACGCTGCGACGGCTACTGGGAACGCTCGCGGTCGCCCTGGCAGTTGCCTACCTGGTGCAGGCCGCCCGATAG
- a CDS encoding alpha/beta fold hydrolase translates to MLDLLRPTTVASLPTGQIEYRLERRGEAVVLVFHGGHVRAGLALGEEVFAEAGATVLVPSRPGYGRTPLSTGRSVQGCTDVVRALCAQLGIDRVTAVVGISGGGPTAATMAARHPDLVERLILISAVSWLPYPDRCTRLGSHLAFAGRTERLTWAAVRGLIRVAPGTGLRMMLGRLSTRPGGEVATALSAQDRAVLLALFAHMRSGRGFRNDLRPTPDVTTQIDQPTLVIATRTDRGVPFHHSQSFADVIRRAELIVSNAPSHFVWLGPDWPVIAARIRAFLEEDLLSPEPSN, encoded by the coding sequence ATGCTCGACCTCCTCCGTCCGACGACAGTGGCGAGCCTGCCCACCGGCCAGATCGAGTACCGGCTGGAACGACGCGGTGAAGCGGTCGTGCTGGTGTTCCACGGCGGGCACGTGCGGGCCGGGCTGGCACTGGGCGAGGAGGTCTTCGCCGAAGCCGGCGCCACGGTGTTGGTGCCCTCGCGTCCGGGCTACGGCCGCACGCCGCTGTCCACCGGCAGATCGGTGCAGGGCTGTACCGACGTGGTCCGGGCGCTGTGTGCCCAGCTGGGCATCGACCGGGTCACCGCCGTCGTGGGTATTTCCGGGGGCGGGCCGACCGCCGCGACGATGGCGGCGCGCCATCCTGACCTCGTCGAGCGCTTGATCCTCATCAGCGCCGTGAGCTGGCTGCCCTATCCGGACCGCTGTACCCGCCTGGGCTCGCACCTGGCGTTCGCCGGCCGGACCGAACGCCTCACCTGGGCAGCGGTACGCGGGCTCATCCGCGTCGCACCCGGCACCGGGCTGCGGATGATGCTGGGACGGCTGTCCACCCGACCGGGTGGCGAGGTCGCGACCGCGTTGTCGGCGCAGGACCGCGCCGTGCTGCTCGCCCTTTTCGCGCACATGCGCTCCGGGCGTGGGTTCCGCAACGACCTGCGCCCCACGCCGGACGTGACCACCCAAATCGACCAACCCACACTTGTGATCGCCACCCGCACCGACCGCGGCGTTCCCTTCCACCACTCGCAGTCCTTCGCGGACGTGATCCGCCGCGCTGAACTCATCGTCAGCAACGCCCCCAGCCACTTCGTCTGGCTCGGCCCCGACTGGCCGGTGATTGCCGCGCGGATTCGGGCGTTCCTCGAGGAGGACCTGCTCTCACCCGAGCCATCAAACTGA